In one window of Pseudomonas chlororaphis subsp. chlororaphis DNA:
- the ribA gene encoding GTP cyclohydrolase II: MPVVFVAASKLPTPFAQFTMHGFLDEATGREHVVLSLGDIADGAPVLGRLHSECLTGDALFSQRCDCGSQLEAALQAIAREGRGVLLYLRQEGRGIGLLNKIRAYELQDGGADTVEANERLGFAADQRDYAMCLPMLEHLGVKSLRLMTNNPRKVKALTEMGIVVAERVPLHTGHNPHNKLYLATKASKLDHMMGNEHQGEVDRA; this comes from the coding sequence GTGCCCGTCGTTTTTGTCGCCGCTTCCAAGCTGCCCACCCCTTTTGCGCAATTCACCATGCACGGTTTTCTCGATGAAGCCACCGGCCGCGAGCACGTCGTGCTCAGCCTGGGTGATATTGCCGATGGCGCTCCGGTGCTCGGCCGGTTGCACTCCGAATGCCTGACCGGCGATGCCCTGTTCAGCCAGCGCTGCGACTGCGGTTCGCAACTGGAAGCCGCCCTGCAGGCGATCGCCCGCGAAGGCCGTGGCGTACTCCTGTACTTGCGTCAGGAAGGCCGTGGCATCGGCCTGCTGAACAAGATCCGCGCCTATGAGTTGCAGGATGGCGGCGCCGACACCGTGGAAGCCAACGAACGCCTGGGCTTTGCCGCCGACCAGCGTGACTACGCCATGTGCCTGCCGATGCTCGAGCACCTGGGGGTGAAATCCCTGCGGCTGATGACCAACAACCCGCGCAAGGTCAAGGCCCTGACCGAGATGGGTATAGTCGTTGCCGAGCGCGTGCCGCTGCATACCGGCCACAACCCGCACAACAAACTCTACCTGGCCACCAAGGCCAGCAAGCTCGACCACATGATGGGCAACGAGCACCAGGGCGAGGTAGACCGGGCGTGA
- a CDS encoding substrate-binding periplasmic protein has protein sequence MPAARVLLVTLCVLTASLVRAAEPAALPGEIRVASEEWDSYTQADGQGMAWDILREVFETQGVKLDMRSVPYTRSVGLVQRREVDALVGSYRDETDGALYPRWNYDTDHIYSLGLATNPPPTLATLGNYRLVWVRGYRYQDYLPNIQRFNEIRRRVGILPMLQQGRADFYIDALTEVDVVLSQAGDRSQFRRSHLAELPLYLGFADNERGRVLRALFDRRMAELVKNGRLRPIFQRWQQPYPFDTGRPPEDR, from the coding sequence ATGCCGGCCGCTCGCGTTCTGCTGGTAACGCTCTGTGTCTTGACCGCCAGCCTGGTCCGGGCCGCCGAGCCGGCGGCGCTTCCCGGCGAAATCCGGGTGGCCAGCGAGGAGTGGGACAGCTACACCCAGGCCGATGGCCAGGGCATGGCCTGGGATATCCTGCGCGAGGTCTTCGAGACCCAGGGCGTGAAGCTCGACATGCGCAGCGTGCCGTACACCCGCTCGGTCGGGCTGGTGCAGCGGCGTGAAGTCGACGCCCTGGTCGGCTCCTATCGGGACGAGACCGATGGCGCCCTGTATCCGCGCTGGAATTACGACACCGACCATATCTACAGCCTGGGCCTGGCGACGAACCCGCCGCCGACCCTGGCCACGCTCGGCAACTACCGCCTGGTCTGGGTACGCGGCTACCGCTACCAGGACTACTTGCCCAATATTCAGCGTTTCAATGAAATCCGCCGGCGGGTCGGTATCTTGCCGATGCTCCAGCAAGGTCGCGCCGACTTCTATATCGATGCTCTGACCGAGGTCGATGTTGTCCTGTCCCAGGCCGGGGACCGCTCTCAGTTCCGGCGCAGCCATTTGGCCGAACTGCCGCTGTACCTGGGCTTTGCCGACAATGAACGGGGCCGGGTGCTGCGCGCGCTGTTCGATCGACGGATGGCCGAGTTGGTGAAAAACGGCCGTTTGCGCCCGATTTTCCAGCGCTGGCAGCAGCCCTATCCGTTCGATACCGGGCGTCCGCCTGAAGACCGTTGA
- a CDS encoding phosphatidylglycerophosphatase A family protein: MTDHPKQVPAEFVPPSVWRNPWHFLAFGFGSGTLPKAPGTWGSLVALPFIPLWQMLPDWGYWLMLGITMLFGFWLCGKVADDLRVHDHEGIVWDEMVGMWITLWLVPEGWQWLLAGFLMFRFFDILKPWPIRWIDRHVHGGIGIMLDDVLAGVFAWLAMQGLVWCFT, translated from the coding sequence GTGACAGATCATCCCAAACAGGTTCCGGCAGAGTTCGTGCCGCCCTCCGTCTGGCGTAATCCCTGGCATTTTCTGGCCTTCGGCTTCGGTTCGGGCACCTTGCCCAAGGCTCCGGGTACCTGGGGCTCGCTGGTGGCGCTACCGTTCATCCCGCTGTGGCAGATGCTGCCGGACTGGGGTTACTGGCTGATGCTCGGCATCACCATGCTGTTCGGCTTCTGGCTGTGCGGCAAGGTGGCCGACGACCTGCGGGTGCATGACCACGAAGGCATCGTCTGGGACGAAATGGTCGGCATGTGGATCACCCTGTGGCTGGTGCCGGAAGGCTGGCAGTGGTTGCTGGCGGGTTTCCTGATGTTCCGCTTCTTCGACATTCTCAAGCCCTGGCCGATTCGCTGGATCGACCGGCATGTGCACGGTGGTATCGGGATCATGCTCGACGACGTGCTGGCCGGTGTCTTCGCCTGGTTGGCGATGCAGGGGCTGGTGTGGTGCTTTACCTGA
- the thiL gene encoding thiamine-phosphate kinase, with protein MGEFELIRNFFAAAPCAQGGEGVALGIGDDCALLAVPPGEQLAISTDTLVAGVHFADPCDPFLLGQRSLAVAVSDLAAMGAAPVAFTLALTLPTVDADWLQAYANGLSAMAQSCGVRLVGGDTTRGPLTLTMTVFGRVPAGQALTRSGARPGDLLCVGGELGNGAGALPLVLGQRSAEPAVAEPLLVHYWSPQPQLALGQALRGKATAAMDISDGLLADCGHIAAASAVSLLIESEKLPMSRALLSFLGENGARSAALSGGDDYVLLFTLPEAKLAPLLAAGWPVHVLGRVVAGQGVVLLDAEGRDITPSTRGYQHFRETP; from the coding sequence ATGGGCGAGTTTGAGCTGATCCGTAACTTCTTCGCTGCCGCGCCTTGTGCGCAGGGCGGCGAGGGCGTTGCACTGGGGATTGGCGACGACTGCGCCTTGCTGGCTGTTCCCCCTGGCGAACAGTTGGCGATCTCCACCGACACCCTGGTGGCCGGTGTGCATTTCGCAGATCCCTGCGACCCTTTCCTGCTCGGCCAGCGCTCGCTGGCGGTGGCGGTCAGCGACCTGGCGGCCATGGGCGCCGCGCCTGTCGCCTTCACCCTTGCCCTGACTCTGCCGACGGTTGACGCCGATTGGCTGCAAGCCTATGCCAACGGCCTGAGCGCCATGGCGCAGAGCTGCGGCGTGCGCCTGGTAGGCGGCGACACCACCCGTGGTCCGTTGACCCTGACCATGACCGTGTTCGGTCGCGTGCCTGCCGGCCAGGCCCTGACCCGCAGCGGTGCCCGTCCGGGCGACCTGCTGTGTGTCGGCGGCGAGCTGGGCAATGGTGCCGGTGCCTTGCCCCTGGTGCTCGGACAACGCAGCGCCGAGCCGGCGGTCGCCGAGCCTTTGCTGGTCCATTACTGGTCGCCGCAACCGCAACTGGCCCTGGGCCAGGCGCTGCGCGGCAAGGCTACCGCAGCCATGGATATCTCCGATGGCCTGCTGGCCGACTGCGGGCACATTGCTGCCGCTTCAGCTGTCAGCTTGCTGATCGAAAGTGAAAAACTGCCGATGTCCCGGGCGTTGTTGAGCTTTCTCGGTGAGAATGGCGCCCGCTCGGCGGCACTCAGCGGCGGTGACGATTACGTGCTGCTCTTCACCTTGCCCGAAGCCAAGCTGGCGCCGCTGCTCGCCGCCGGCTGGCCGGTGCATGTGCTGGGCCGGGTCGTGGCCGGGCAGGGCGTGGTGCTGCTGGATGCCGAGGGGCGGGACATCACCCCGAGCACTCGGGGCTATCAACATTTTCGGGAGACACCGTGA
- the nusB gene encoding transcription antitermination factor NusB → MISDDSDRFNPRDPKPADAGKPSKSAKRREARQLATQALYQWHMAKHSLNEIEAQFRVDNDFTDIDGAYFREILHGVPANKNEIDNALTPCLDLTIEELDPVELAVLRLSTWELLKRVDVPYRVVINEGIELAKVFGSTDGHKFVNGVLDKLAPRLREAEVKAFKR, encoded by the coding sequence GTGATTAGCGACGATAGCGATCGTTTCAACCCGCGCGATCCGAAACCTGCGGACGCTGGCAAGCCATCCAAGAGCGCCAAGCGTCGCGAAGCCCGTCAGCTCGCGACCCAGGCGCTGTACCAATGGCACATGGCCAAGCACTCGCTGAACGAGATCGAAGCGCAGTTCCGGGTCGACAACGATTTCACCGACATCGACGGTGCCTACTTCCGTGAGATCCTGCACGGCGTTCCGGCCAACAAGAATGAGATCGACAACGCTCTCACTCCTTGCCTGGACCTCACCATCGAAGAGCTGGACCCGGTCGAACTGGCGGTTTTGCGCCTGTCCACCTGGGAACTGCTCAAGCGCGTCGATGTGCCATACCGCGTTGTGATCAACGAAGGTATCGAACTGGCCAAGGTCTTCGGTTCCACCGACGGCCACAAGTTCGTCAACGGCGTACTCGACAAGCTGGCCCCGCGTCTGCGTGAAGCTGAAGTGAAGGCATTCAAGCGCTGA
- the ribH gene encoding 6,7-dimethyl-8-ribityllumazine synthase: protein MTLKTIEGTFIAPKGRYALVVGRFNSFVVESLVSGAVDALVRHGVSESDITVIRAPGAFEIPLVAQKVAQKGEFAAIIALGAVIRGGTPHFEYVAGECTKGLAQVSMEFGVPVAFGVLTVDSIEQAIERSGTKAGNKGAEAALSALEMVSLLAQLEAK, encoded by the coding sequence ATGACCCTGAAGACCATCGAAGGTACCTTCATCGCCCCCAAAGGCCGCTATGCCCTGGTGGTCGGCCGTTTCAACAGCTTCGTCGTCGAAAGCCTGGTCAGCGGCGCCGTTGACGCCCTGGTCCGTCACGGCGTGAGCGAAAGCGACATCACCGTGATTCGTGCCCCTGGCGCCTTCGAGATTCCGCTGGTTGCGCAGAAAGTCGCGCAGAAGGGCGAGTTCGCGGCGATCATCGCCCTGGGCGCGGTCATTCGTGGCGGCACTCCGCACTTCGAATACGTGGCGGGCGAATGCACCAAGGGCCTGGCCCAGGTGTCCATGGAGTTTGGCGTACCGGTCGCCTTCGGCGTGCTGACCGTCGACTCGATCGAGCAAGCCATCGAACGTTCCGGCACCAAGGCCGGCAACAAAGGTGCTGAAGCTGCCTTGTCCGCTCTGGAAATGGTCAGCCTGCTGGCGCAGTTGGAGGCCAAGTGA
- the ribBA gene encoding bifunctional 3,4-dihydroxy-2-butanone-4-phosphate synthase/GTP cyclohydrolase II produces the protein MALNSIEELVEDIRQGKMVILMDDEDRENEGDLIMAAECCKAEHINFMAKHARGLICMPMSRERCELLKLPLMAPRNGSGFGTKFTVSIEATTGVTTGISAADRARTVQAAAAKDAKAEDIVSPGHIFPLMAQPGGTLARAGHTEAACDLARMAGFEPSGVICEVMNDDGTMSRRAELEAFAAEHDIKIGTIADLIHYRMIHERTVQRIAEQPLDSELGQFNLVTYRDSVEGDVHMALTLGNICAEEPTLVRVHNMDPLRDLLMVKQPGRWSLRAAMATVAEAGSGVVLLLGHPLDGDVLLAHIRETAEHVPAKKPTTYSIVGAGSQILRDLGVRKMRLMSAPMKFNAISGFDLEVVEYVPSE, from the coding sequence GTGGCGCTCAACAGCATCGAAGAACTGGTTGAAGACATCCGCCAAGGCAAGATGGTCATCCTCATGGATGACGAAGACCGCGAGAACGAAGGCGACCTGATCATGGCCGCCGAGTGCTGCAAGGCCGAACACATCAACTTCATGGCCAAGCATGCCCGCGGCCTGATCTGCATGCCGATGAGCCGCGAGCGTTGCGAGCTGCTCAAGCTGCCTTTGATGGCGCCGCGCAACGGTTCCGGGTTCGGTACCAAGTTCACCGTTTCCATCGAGGCCACTACCGGCGTGACCACCGGTATCTCCGCCGCCGACCGCGCACGCACGGTGCAGGCTGCCGCCGCCAAGGACGCCAAGGCCGAAGACATCGTCAGCCCGGGCCACATCTTCCCGCTGATGGCCCAGCCGGGCGGCACCCTGGCCCGCGCGGGCCACACCGAAGCTGCCTGCGACCTGGCGCGCATGGCCGGTTTCGAGCCGAGCGGGGTGATCTGCGAAGTGATGAACGACGACGGCACCATGTCCCGTCGCGCCGAGCTGGAAGCCTTCGCCGCCGAACACGACATCAAGATCGGCACCATCGCCGACCTGATTCACTACCGGATGATCCACGAACGTACCGTTCAGCGGATTGCCGAGCAGCCGCTGGACAGCGAATTGGGCCAGTTCAACCTGGTGACCTACCGTGATTCGGTGGAAGGCGACGTGCACATGGCGCTGACCCTGGGCAACATCTGCGCCGAAGAGCCGACCCTGGTTCGCGTGCACAACATGGATCCGCTGCGCGACCTGCTGATGGTCAAACAGCCTGGCCGCTGGAGCCTGCGGGCCGCCATGGCCACGGTGGCCGAGGCCGGCAGCGGCGTGGTGCTGTTGCTGGGCCACCCCCTGGACGGCGACGTGCTGCTGGCGCATATCCGCGAAACGGCCGAGCACGTGCCTGCGAAAAAACCGACCACCTACAGCATCGTCGGTGCCGGTTCGCAGATCCTGCGCGACCTGGGCGTACGCAAAATGCGCCTGATGAGCGCGCCGATGAAATTTAATGCGATATCCGGTTTCGACCTGGAAGTTGTAGAATACGTGCCCTCCGAATAA
- a CDS encoding riboflavin synthase, translating into MFTGIIESIGSIRALTPKGGDVRVYVETGKLDLGDVKLGDSIAVNGVCLTAVELPGDGFWADVSRETLDCTAFHQLKAGSRVNLEKALTPTTRLGGHLVSGHVDGVGEVVAREENARAIQFRIRAPKDLAKYIAHKGSITVDGTSLTVNAVNGAEFELTIVPHTLAETIMADYRPGRQVNLEVDLLARYLERLLLGDKAAEPSSGGITESFLAANGYLKS; encoded by the coding sequence ATGTTTACAGGCATCATCGAATCCATCGGCAGCATCCGTGCATTGACCCCCAAGGGTGGCGATGTGCGGGTGTATGTGGAAACCGGCAAGCTCGACCTGGGCGACGTGAAGCTGGGCGACAGCATCGCGGTGAACGGCGTCTGCCTGACCGCGGTGGAACTGCCGGGCGACGGCTTCTGGGCCGACGTCAGCCGCGAGACCCTGGACTGCACCGCTTTCCATCAGTTGAAGGCCGGCAGCCGGGTCAACCTGGAAAAGGCCCTGACCCCGACCACCCGCCTGGGCGGTCACCTGGTCAGCGGCCATGTCGACGGCGTCGGCGAAGTGGTGGCCCGGGAGGAAAATGCCCGCGCCATCCAGTTCCGTATCCGCGCGCCCAAGGACCTGGCCAAGTACATCGCCCACAAGGGCTCGATCACCGTCGACGGCACCAGCCTGACGGTCAACGCGGTCAATGGCGCCGAGTTCGAGCTGACCATCGTCCCGCACACGCTGGCCGAAACCATCATGGCCGACTACCGGCCGGGTCGGCAGGTCAACCTCGAAGTCGACCTGCTGGCGCGTTACCTGGAGCGCCTGCTGCTGGGCGACAAGGCCGCGGAGCCTTCGAGCGGTGGCATCACCGAAAGTTTTCTGGCCGCTAACGGCTACCTCAAATCCTGA
- the ribD gene encoding bifunctional diaminohydroxyphosphoribosylaminopyrimidine deaminase/5-amino-6-(5-phosphoribosylamino)uracil reductase RibD has product MNTSSEQAVLDAHYMARALELAAKGRFSTHPNPRVGCVIVRDGQVVGEGWHVRAGEPHAEVHALRAAGANARGATAYVTLEPCSHHGRTPPCADALVDAGVARVVAAMQDPNPEVAGRGLQRLAQAGIATHSGVMEQQARALNQGFLKRMEHGLPFVRVKLAMSLDGRTAMASGESQWITGPAARSAVQRLRAQASVVLTGADTVLADNARLTVRAEELGLDAEQTALAMSRPPLRVLIDGRLRVPLDAPFFKAGPALVATCAAVEEQYANGPECLIVPGADGQVDLRRLLGELAARGVNEVLVEAGPRLAGAFAQQGLVDEYQIFVAGKFLGSTARPLLDWPLAQMSEAPQLKIIEMRAVGDDWRVIAIPLPAASV; this is encoded by the coding sequence ATGAACACCTCCAGCGAACAGGCGGTACTCGACGCCCACTATATGGCGCGCGCCCTGGAGCTGGCCGCAAAAGGCCGCTTCAGCACTCACCCCAACCCCCGGGTCGGTTGCGTGATCGTGCGCGACGGCCAGGTCGTCGGCGAAGGCTGGCATGTGCGGGCCGGCGAGCCCCATGCCGAAGTCCATGCCCTGCGTGCCGCCGGTGCCAACGCCCGCGGCGCCACCGCTTACGTGACCCTCGAACCCTGCAGCCATCACGGCCGTACGCCGCCGTGCGCCGATGCCCTGGTGGATGCCGGCGTGGCGCGGGTCGTGGCGGCGATGCAGGACCCCAACCCGGAAGTCGCCGGCCGTGGCCTGCAGCGCCTGGCCCAGGCCGGCATCGCTACCCACAGTGGGGTGATGGAGCAGCAAGCCCGTGCCCTCAACCAGGGTTTCCTCAAGCGCATGGAGCACGGCTTGCCGTTCGTGCGGGTCAAGCTGGCCATGAGCCTGGACGGGCGCACCGCCATGGCCAGTGGCGAAAGCCAGTGGATCACCGGCCCCGCCGCGCGCTCCGCGGTGCAGCGCCTGCGGGCCCAGGCCAGCGTGGTGTTGACCGGAGCCGACACGGTGCTGGCGGACAATGCCCGGCTGACGGTGCGTGCCGAGGAACTGGGGCTGGATGCGGAACAGACCGCCCTGGCCATGAGCCGTCCACCCTTGCGCGTGTTGATCGACGGCCGCCTGCGGGTGCCGCTCGATGCGCCGTTCTTCAAGGCGGGGCCGGCGCTGGTCGCCACCTGCGCCGCGGTGGAAGAACAGTACGCCAATGGTCCGGAGTGCCTGATCGTGCCGGGCGCCGATGGCCAGGTGGACCTGCGTCGGCTGCTGGGCGAGCTGGCTGCCCGCGGCGTCAACGAGGTGCTGGTGGAAGCCGGTCCGCGCCTGGCGGGGGCGTTCGCCCAGCAGGGTTTGGTGGACGAGTACCAGATCTTTGTCGCCGGCAAGTTCCTCGGCTCTACGGCCCGGCCGCTGCTCGACTGGCCGCTGGCGCAGATGAGTGAGGCGCCGCAGCTGAAAATCATTGAAATGCGCGCCGTAGGCGATGACTGGCGAGTCATTGCCATTCCTCTGCCAGCAGCGAGCGTATAA
- the nrdR gene encoding transcriptional regulator NrdR, with amino-acid sequence MHCPFCGANDTKVIDSRLVAEGEQVRRRRECLACGERFTTFETAELVLPRLIKTDGSRQPFDEEKLRAGMQRALEKRPVSVERLEAALVHIKHKLRATGEREVKSLVVGELVMAELQKLDEVAYIRFASVYRRFQDLNEFREEIDRLAREPGKE; translated from the coding sequence ATGCACTGTCCCTTCTGCGGTGCCAACGACACCAAGGTCATCGACTCGCGTCTGGTCGCCGAAGGCGAACAGGTGCGCCGCCGGCGTGAATGCCTGGCCTGCGGTGAGCGTTTCACCACTTTCGAAACCGCCGAACTGGTGTTGCCGCGCCTGATCAAGACTGACGGCAGCCGCCAGCCCTTCGACGAAGAAAAACTCCGCGCTGGCATGCAGCGTGCCCTGGAAAAACGTCCGGTCAGCGTCGAGCGCCTGGAAGCCGCGCTGGTGCATATCAAGCACAAGTTGCGCGCCACCGGCGAGCGCGAGGTCAAGTCCCTGGTCGTCGGTGAACTGGTGATGGCCGAGCTGCAAAAGCTCGATGAAGTGGCCTATATCCGCTTCGCTTCGGTCTACCGACGGTTCCAGGATCTCAACGAATTCCGCGAAGAGATCGACCGTCTCGCCCGTGAGCCGGGTAAAGAATGA
- a CDS encoding class I SAM-dependent methyltransferase: MTPPLDLQRALSELLGDAQLVACELPDTELKLWLIDADNMDRAFTPEETRRILHEPPYWSFCWASGLALARYLAERPQWVQGKRVLDFGAGSGVAGIAALKAGALEVVACDLDPLAIAACKANAALNGVELGYSTDFFAQADRFDLILVADVLYDRANLPLLDEFLSRGRQALVADSRVKDFQHPLYRRLEMLHALTLPDLAEPWEFREVSLYHAQRD; the protein is encoded by the coding sequence ATGACCCCACCGCTCGACCTGCAACGCGCCCTGAGCGAACTGCTGGGCGATGCCCAACTGGTGGCCTGCGAACTGCCGGACACCGAGCTGAAGCTGTGGTTGATCGATGCCGACAACATGGACCGCGCCTTCACCCCGGAAGAAACCCGGCGAATTCTCCACGAACCGCCGTACTGGAGTTTCTGCTGGGCCAGCGGCCTGGCCCTGGCGCGCTATCTGGCCGAGCGTCCGCAGTGGGTGCAAGGCAAGCGGGTCCTGGATTTCGGCGCCGGCTCCGGCGTGGCCGGTATCGCGGCGCTGAAAGCCGGCGCGCTGGAAGTGGTGGCCTGCGACCTCGACCCGCTGGCCATCGCCGCCTGCAAGGCGAATGCGGCGCTCAACGGGGTTGAACTGGGTTACTCCACGGACTTTTTCGCGCAAGCGGATCGCTTCGACCTGATCCTGGTGGCCGACGTGCTCTACGACCGCGCCAACCTGCCGCTGCTGGATGAGTTCCTCAGCCGCGGACGCCAGGCGCTGGTGGCGGACTCCAGGGTCAAGGACTTCCAGCATCCGCTGTACCGACGTCTGGAAATGCTCCACGCCCTGACCCTGCCGGATCTAGCCGAGCCCTGGGAGTTCCGCGAAGTGAGCCTGTATCACGCGCAGCGCGATTGA
- the trxA gene encoding thioredoxin encodes MSQDTPYIFDASTADFDQSVIENSFHKPVLVDFWAEWCAPCKALMPMLQQIAESYQGELLLAKVNCDIEQDIVARFGIRSLPTVVLFKDGQPVDGFAGAQPESAVRAMLEPHVQMPPPKAADPLELAEALFAEGRIADAEATLKVLLGEDNSNAKALILYARCLAERGELGEAQTVLDAVTGDEHKAALAGAKAQITFLKQAADLPDSAELKSRLAQDPQDDEAVYQLAIQQLARQQYDAALDALLKLFIRNRSYNEGLPHKTLLQVFELLGNDHPLVTTYRRKLFAALY; translated from the coding sequence ATGAGTCAGGACACGCCGTACATTTTCGACGCCAGCACCGCCGACTTCGACCAGTCGGTGATCGAGAACTCGTTCCACAAGCCGGTGCTGGTGGATTTCTGGGCCGAATGGTGCGCGCCCTGCAAGGCGCTGATGCCGATGCTGCAACAGATCGCCGAGAGCTATCAGGGCGAACTGCTGCTGGCCAAGGTCAACTGCGATATCGAGCAGGACATCGTTGCCCGCTTCGGCATTCGCAGCCTGCCGACCGTGGTGCTGTTCAAGGACGGCCAGCCGGTGGACGGCTTTGCCGGAGCGCAACCGGAGTCCGCGGTGCGCGCCATGCTCGAACCCCATGTGCAGATGCCGCCGCCCAAGGCCGCCGACCCGCTGGAGCTGGCTGAAGCGCTGTTCGCCGAAGGGCGCATCGCCGATGCCGAAGCCACGCTCAAAGTGCTGCTGGGCGAAGACAACAGCAACGCCAAGGCCTTGATCCTCTACGCCCGCTGCCTGGCCGAACGCGGTGAACTGGGCGAAGCCCAGACCGTACTCGACGCGGTCACCGGCGATGAACACAAGGCGGCGCTGGCCGGGGCCAAGGCGCAGATCACCTTCCTCAAGCAGGCTGCCGACCTGCCGGACAGCGCCGAGCTGAAAAGCCGCCTGGCGCAGGACCCGCAGGATGACGAGGCGGTGTATCAGCTGGCCATCCAGCAACTGGCGCGCCAGCAGTACGACGCGGCGCTGGATGCCCTGCTCAAGTTGTTCATCCGCAACCGCAGCTACAACGAAGGCCTGCCGCACAAGACCTTGCTGCAAGTGTTCGAGCTGCTGGGCAACGATCACCCGCTGGTGACCACCTACCGTCGCAAGCTGTTCGCCGCGCTGTACTGA
- a CDS encoding DUF2796 domain-containing protein — MRRLLLALPFALLPLAIAHAAEKHDHDHEHGSLDAHEHGVARLNAALDGQTLELELESPAMNLVGFEHAASTDADKAKVAAVRAQLEKPLALFSLPPAAGCVVAQQELESPLFGDKPEDHDEDHDDAKSAGGHEHHHEHSEIHAHYQFTCATPGALKNLDLGGVFKTFPATQKIQVQLISPSGQQGVEATAKAASLKF; from the coding sequence ATGCGTCGTCTGCTGCTCGCCTTGCCGTTCGCTCTGTTGCCCCTGGCCATCGCTCACGCGGCCGAAAAACACGACCACGACCATGAGCACGGCAGCCTCGATGCTCACGAGCATGGCGTGGCCCGCCTGAACGCGGCACTGGACGGCCAGACCCTGGAGCTGGAACTGGAAAGCCCGGCGATGAACCTGGTGGGCTTCGAGCACGCCGCCAGCACCGACGCGGACAAGGCCAAGGTCGCCGCCGTGCGCGCCCAGCTGGAAAAACCGCTGGCGCTGTTCAGCCTGCCGCCCGCCGCCGGTTGCGTGGTGGCGCAACAGGAACTGGAAAGCCCGCTGTTCGGTGACAAGCCCGAGGATCACGACGAAGACCATGACGACGCGAAGAGTGCCGGCGGCCACGAGCATCACCACGAGCACAGCGAGATCCATGCGCACTACCAGTTCACCTGTGCCACGCCGGGCGCGCTGAAGAACCTGGACTTGGGCGGCGTGTTCAAGACCTTCCCCGCCACCCAGAAAATTCAGGTACAACTCATCTCGCCAAGTGGCCAGCAAGGCGTGGAAGCGACGGCCAAGGCCGCCAGCCTGAAGTTCTGA
- a CDS encoding ABC transporter ATP-binding protein: MTQALIELSDLGFSWPGHPQLLDIPAFRLEAGETLFLKGPSGSGKTTLLGLLGGVQKPGRGSIRLLGQELTELSAGARDRFRVDHTGYIFQQFNLLPFLSVRENVELPCHFSKLRASRAVQRHGSVDQAAATLLAHLGLKDPDLLGRRADSLSIGQQQRVAAARALIGQPELVIADEPTSALDYDAREAFIRLLFAECREAGASLLFVSHDQSLAPLFDRNLSLAELNRAATPAEV; the protein is encoded by the coding sequence ATGACCCAAGCACTTATCGAACTGTCCGACCTGGGCTTCAGCTGGCCCGGCCATCCACAGTTGCTGGATATCCCGGCCTTTCGCCTGGAAGCGGGTGAAACGCTGTTCCTCAAGGGCCCCAGCGGCAGCGGCAAGACCACCCTGCTCGGCCTGCTCGGCGGTGTGCAGAAACCCGGCCGCGGCAGCATCCGCCTGCTGGGCCAGGAGTTGACCGAACTCTCCGCCGGCGCCCGCGACCGCTTCCGGGTCGATCACACCGGCTACATCTTCCAGCAGTTCAACCTGCTGCCGTTTCTCTCGGTACGCGAAAACGTCGAGTTGCCCTGCCACTTCTCCAAATTGCGCGCCAGCCGCGCCGTGCAGCGCCACGGCAGTGTCGACCAGGCGGCGGCCACCCTGCTCGCCCACCTGGGGCTTAAAGACCCCGACCTGCTCGGTCGCCGCGCCGACTCGCTGTCCATCGGCCAGCAACAACGGGTCGCCGCCGCCCGCGCGCTGATCGGCCAACCGGAACTGGTGATCGCCGACGAACCCACCTCGGCACTGGACTACGACGCCCGCGAAGCCTTTATCCGCCTGCTGTTCGCCGAATGCCGCGAGGCCGGGGCCAGCCTGCTGTTCGTCAGCCATGACCAGAGCCTGGCGCCGCTGTTCGATCGCAACCTGTCGCTGGCCGAACTCAATCGCGCCGCTACGCCCGCGGAGGTCTGA